The Spiroplasma corruscae DNA window ACTTTAAAATATCTTTTAGCAAGATTATTTAATTTATTATCATCAAGACTTGTTTTAGATTTCACAAAAAACAACAATGATGAGTTAGAAGTAATTAATGAATTATTTGAACTGAATCATGATGCTTGACCAAAAATGTTTAAAAAAGACGTTGTAAAATTGGTTTCAGGTTTAGGACCATCTTTAATGTTAATTGATAAAAAAGGTATTAAACCTGAAGCTCTTGACATTGTTGAGGTTATGAAGAAAAAAATTGAAGACGAAGGTCCAAGTAAAATTATCTTAGGAGAAGATGAATGAAAAAATGCTCCTAAAAAATGATTACGTAAATTAATGTTCTTACAAAATATTCATGTTAACGATGATGAATTATTATGAAATAAATCAGCTAAGTATGATTTACAAACTGAAAAAATGTTCTCAGTTGAAGATTATGCAAAAGCAGTTGCAAAAGTAATTGCTGATCGTTCACAAGATAAATCATCATATACATATGATGGTGGAACAGTTATTAAAAAACACTTACTAGTAGCACTTGATGCATCAATTTCATTCTACATTACTCATAATCAAACTCATGAGTTTGTAGAAACTGCAAAACAAGGTTCACAACTGGTAGCAAATGAATTCATGAAATTCTTAAACGAACAATTAGCAGAAGTAGAATCACCATTCTCAAAAATAGTGGTTTACATTAAAATTCCAGCAATGGGAGCTGCAAAATTGCCAGTATATTTAACTACAAAAAGCAAAGTAAACACTCCAATTGTATTTGGTGGATATTCTGAAAAAGATCAAAAAGTTTACACAGTTGTTGATATTACAAGAAATGACTATGACCCATTAAAAGTTGGTTCATTCAAAGTTACAATTCGTTTGAAAAACGATAAATAGTCATAAATAATAAAAAAAGCACCAAAGGTGTTTTTTTTATTATTTTTTAATTTATACTATTTTAATAGGGGTATAGAATGTCAGAAAATAAGAAACTAGAAGATGTGATTGATGATTCAGCTGAACAAGCATTCCAAGATTTGTTGGATTTAGTATTTACTGATTTAGAAAAAAATGATGTAAAAAAAGAAAAAAAATTACCATTTAAATATACCAATAATGATTCTAATAATTTAAGTTCTATCATTAATAGAGCAAAAAATGAAATCAATAGCATTAAGACTAAGTGTGAAAAGAATTATATTATTGACCCTGAAGAAGAAATTATTAAGAAAGCTAAAATTAAAGGAAAATCTCAATATGATTCGGATGTCTTGAGAGAAATAATATTAAATAGACAAAAAAATAAAAGGTCTGTGAGTAATGATTTAACAGATATAATAAAAAAAGCAAAATTTAAAGGATAGAAGGAAGTAAGAAATAGAGATGTCGAATGGAATGAACACTAGTGATACTGAAGTTACTGTTGAGGTTGACAACAATGCTGTAAATGTTGAAGAACATATAAAACCAGTTTCAAAGAAAAATAAAATCGATAAAAAAACTGCTAAAACATTATTATTAAAAGATGACCAAGAACATTTGTTTTATATTGAAAATAAAATAATATCAAAAAAAGAACAAACATTATTAGTTCAAGAATATTTTAAAAAAAGATTTATTAAAGAGTTTTTTATGATTGCATTATCATCATTGCTAATTACTATTGCTTTTGATTATTTTGTAACACCAACTGGTAGAACAGGTTTATTCCCAGCTGGTATTGGAGCATTAGCTAGATTTTTTTCAATACTTTCATTTCAAAATGATAGACATATGCAAGGTTCATTTTATTTTATCTATTATTTTACTATAAATACCCCTTTATTTATATTTGGTTTTTATAAACTTGGTAAAAAGTTTACATATACAACAACAGTATATATTGTTCTTCAAATTGCATTTGACCAGTTCTTTCAAAATATGCCATTTATTAATCCGATCGAGTTCAACTTCATAGTCAATTTTTACCAATTAAATTCAATGCCTAATGCACTTAACACTTCAATATGACTATTTATTTTTGCAGCAATAGCGGGTGCTATATTAGGTGTTGCTTACTCATTAGTTTATAGAGTAGGGTCGTCTACTGGTGGACTAGATTTTATAACTATTTATTATTCTAATAAAACAAATAAATCAGTTGGTTCTATAAATAGAAATGTTAACTTAATAATTCTTGGTACTATTATTATATTAAACACTCTTATACTACCTGTATCACAAATTAATAGTGATATAAAAATGAGTGTACTTAAAGGTTTAAGCATTGAAGAAGCTAATAATAATGGATTATTAGATCAAATGTGAAAGTTTGCGCAAAATGTAAACCAAGTATCACCAGATTTTCAAATGCAACAAATACTTGATAAGTATAGTAATACAGCAACTGCTTCGATGAGTATTGATGATTTTAAATACTTGGCTGAATTTGTATCTAAACATAATTTTGATGGTGATATTCCAACTTTATTAGTAGTTAAAATGAAAGTATTATTTATTTTTGGACCTTCATTATTTGCATCAATTGTTTTAGTTTTAACAGCTGGTATGACAACTAATGCGATGTATCCAAAATTTAAAGTTAGAACATTTATGATTACTACAAATATGCCTAAGGAAATTAATAAATTACTAGTTGAAAAAGGTTATCAAAATGATATTTTGAATTGAGATACAACAAATAGAATTAACGGTAATTATTTACACAGAAGTTTAGTCATGGTTGCTATGACGGTTTTAAATTGACAACAAGTTGAAAAAGAAATATTTTTAATAGATCCAGAATCGAAAGTTACAATATTAAAAACCAAAAAAGTTAAAGGTATATTTAAGTATGATATTAAGACTAATGAAGCAAGGGATTTTGTCACTCATAAAGTAAGAAATAATGAAAAAGAGTTAGAAAAAATTAAACAAATTGCAATTGTAAGATTAAATAAAGAAAACGAAAAAATAAATAAAAGAAATAAAAGAATCACAAAAAGTAAGTCAAAATCTCCTAATAATTAAAATAATTTAAGAATTAATAAACATTTAATACAATTTTTGTTTATAATTATTTAGGTAATGGTGATTAAATGAATTATAAAGAATTAGAGACGGCTACATATGATATGTTGGATCTAAAATTAACAGAATTAAGAAAAGAAATACCAATCATTAGTTTTAAAAATCTTATTGATTATTTTGAAAATATAATATTAAAAAATAATAAGATTTATGACCTAAATGATATTGCATTTTACGTAATGAATATTAAAATAAATAAAGTTTGTGAATATTTAAATTTTGTTGAAATATCTACTGCTAGTAATTCAGATATAAAAAATGATTTAGAAAGTATATTAGAGGGATAAGTGATTAACGTGAATAACAATAATAAGAAAAAAAACTTTAAAAAATCTACAATATTCAAGTTTTTTACTTTATTTATAATTTTATCTTCATTAATTCTTTCGATTTTTTTCTCTTCTCTATTCTTTTCAGAAAAATATAAATTAGGTTCTGATTTTAAAGGGTATTACTCGGCTTTAGTAAGTGTCAATAATATTAATAGTGATAATACCACTGATAATCAACCTAACGGAGATGCAAAAGAAGCTGCTAAAGTTCTTAATGATCGTTTAAATCCAATGGGAAGTAACCAAATTATTATTGAAACAGCTGGTAAAAACTTCTTGAAAGTAATGTCTCCAATTGATATTTATGATAGTGAAACTGTTTTTGAAAACCAAATTCAAAGAAACGGTGGAATAGTACTACTTAACAGCGATAATAAAGATCTACAAATATCTGGTGAAGATGATAAAGTAACAAGAAAAGGTATTACTGATTATTTTTCTTCAGCATCATCTACAACAATTACTGCAAGGTCTGCAAAAGAGCCCGCAATTTCATATGATTTAAATGGAGATAATTTCACATCTTTATTTCCATCAGACGAAACAAATGCAACTCCTTTAAATCTAAAAATTATGATTGATGCAGATGGTTTTTTCAATGATATTCGAAACTATTACAAACTTGTATCTGGTGAAATGAAAGATAGAGTTTCAAACTTTTTTGATATAATTATTACACCTTTAAGAGACGCTTATAAAACTGCAGATGATGACACAAAGGCAATTTTATATGATTTGTTTTATGGAAGATGGAGAACAACTACTTCAGGTGGTGTTAATGACTATAGTTATGATTCTATTATAAGCAATGATTCTATTACTAAAGATGTATTTTTAAACGATATTGTTGATTCATTTACTTATGAATCTGATACTTCTAAATATGTTTATGATGCTAATGCAAAAACAGAAGATTTTACTAATGATGATGGTAAATATAAAAACCCAATAAAAATTTATAAAGCCAATCAAGGTCATAACCTTATCGACTTTAAACGAATTGATAAGAGTTTCTCATTATTAAGCACAAGTTTAATAAATTTCTATAATAATAATAAAGAAACAATTTTAAATAAAAATAAAAAATATTATAACAACATGGAAAGTTATTTCTTATTTAATGGTTCAATACTTAAATCAGGAAATGAACTAAACGAAGGTTATATCAAAGATAATAAGCTTTACACTAAAGTTGATACAGATTCAAAAGCGAGAATTGGTGCTTCATTATTTAATGCATCTGGTAAAGGGTTTGTATTTAAAGTAAATAGTATGGCAGTAAATACAGCCTCTGTTACAAATATAATGTTG harbors:
- the fib gene encoding cytoskeletal motor fibril protein Fib, coding for MIGIVSTAYFTVKDRPGIKTVKKYWWRNVVIQHLKFRGKAFIIATTGYGKANAAMVITYLMEEYPSLETVVNVDLALSTNDKFDTTDTVLATKFIYRDADLTVFKDIKYGQIVHEPEAFSFSNEFVNQVKNFKLGVSDGIVGTADMLIYNSKQFKEMVDKYGQTIDVIDTEAGAIAQVTKKSRVNFIALKIMYNNALSPWDNDPLHKFKIYETTNTLKYLLARLFNLLSSRLVLDFTKNNNDELEVINELFELNHDAWPKMFKKDVVKLVSGLGPSLMLIDKKGIKPEALDIVEVMKKKIEDEGPSKIILGEDEWKNAPKKWLRKLMFLQNIHVNDDELLWNKSAKYDLQTEKMFSVEDYAKAVAKVIADRSQDKSSYTYDGGTVIKKHLLVALDASISFYITHNQTHEFVETAKQGSQLVANEFMKFLNEQLAEVESPFSKIVVYIKIPAMGAAKLPVYLTTKSKVNTPIVFGGYSEKDQKVYTVVDITRNDYDPLKVGSFKVTIRLKNDK
- a CDS encoding YitT family ABC transporter, which translates into the protein MSNGMNTSDTEVTVEVDNNAVNVEEHIKPVSKKNKIDKKTAKTLLLKDDQEHLFYIENKIISKKEQTLLVQEYFKKRFIKEFFMIALSSLLITIAFDYFVTPTGRTGLFPAGIGALARFFSILSFQNDRHMQGSFYFIYYFTINTPLFIFGFYKLGKKFTYTTTVYIVLQIAFDQFFQNMPFINPIEFNFIVNFYQLNSMPNALNTSIWLFIFAAIAGAILGVAYSLVYRVGSSTGGLDFITIYYSNKTNKSVGSINRNVNLIILGTIIILNTLILPVSQINSDIKMSVLKGLSIEEANNNGLLDQMWKFAQNVNQVSPDFQMQQILDKYSNTATASMSIDDFKYLAEFVSKHNFDGDIPTLLVVKMKVLFIFGPSLFASIVLVLTAGMTTNAMYPKFKVRTFMITTNMPKEINKLLVEKGYQNDILNWDTTNRINGNYLHRSLVMVAMTVLNWQQVEKEIFLIDPESKVTILKTKKVKGIFKYDIKTNEARDFVTHKVRNNEKELEKIKQIAIVRLNKENEKINKRNKRITKSKSKSPNN